TTCTGTTAACCGCCCAATTGGCTCTGGCGGCCGACACGGCCAAATCGTTGCCGCCGGTGCCTTCAGGTGTGGCCGGCCAAAAGGCGATGGGTGTGGCGTTGGCGGAAAATTTGCGTGGGATGCGGTTAGTAAACCAAGATGAAATCAAGGGCAACCTTCGCATCCGCAGTCCGCGTGGCAAACGCGAAAATGTGCCGGTGACTTTTCGCGCCAAGATCGATGGCGCCGTGCAGGTGGAGACGTTTGTCACCGCCAAAGGTACTTTGCAAATTACCAAGGCACCCGGCAAACCCAACGAGTACCTGTTCACCGCGCCGAAAGCGAAGGAGGGAAAGAAAATAGAAGGCAAGGCACTAAACACAATCTTTGCCGGGTCTGATTTTACGATGGGCGATTTGGGATTGGAATTTTTGCAATGGCCCAATCAACAGGTGATTGGGCGTGCGTCGCGATTGCGCGAATCGTGCAACATCCTTTTGAGCACGCCCGAAAAAGTGTTGCCCGGCGGTTATAGTCACGTGAAGTGTTGGGTGGAAATTCACAACCGCGCCTTGCTTTGCGTGGAGGCATATCGCGGCACGAAACGGGTGAAATTGTTTCAGGCCAAATCATTCAAAAAACTGGAGGGCGAATGGCAGTTGCGCGAGTTGGAATTGCGCAATGATGTGACCGATGCGCGGACCCAAATCCAATTCGACCTGAGCTCGCCGCGTAAGTGATGGGCTGGGTTTGTCTTTTAACCGTGGTGGGCGGCGTGGCGCTATTCGTGGGCGCGACTTTTCTGAACCACAATCGCGAGCAAAAAAACGAACACGATTCAGTCGGGCCGTTGGTGCTCAAAGTGGGTGCCTCGGTGTTAATGCTCATCATTTTCATTTTGTGCATTCGTATGGGTAAAATCGGAATGCTATTAGCGATTGTTCCCGGTGTGCTATTAGGATTTATTTGGATTGGCAGTATTTCCGATTTGTTTATGGGTGGCGTGATGAATTGGATGACCGGTGAAGGCGAGGAGGTTGAGCCTAAGCCGTTTTATTCGGTGGCTGAAACCAAGCGCCATCGCGGTGATCCACAGGGAGCGATTGCGGAAATTGAGGATCAGCTTTCGCGTTTCCCCGGCGATTTTGAAGGGCAAATGTTGATGGCTGAAATCCAGGTGGTGACCTTGAAAGATTTCCCGGCTGCGGCTGCCACGTTGCGCACCATCTTCGCGCAGGAACATCACGCCATCGGCCAACTCACTCGCGCGATGAATACGCTGGCGGATTGGCAGCTAAAATATGCGGAGGATAAGGACGCTGCGCGCGCCACCTTGCGGGGCATCATGCAGCGCTTTCCAAACACCGGCGCGGAGCTGCTCACTGCCCAACGCCTCGCACGGATGGATGCCTTCATCGAATACCATGATAAACGCGATGCGGGCCAAGTAGTGAGCGATTGCCTCAAGCAACTGGAAACTCATCCGCTGGATAACGACACTCGTGAAAAATTGGCGTGCGTATATTTCGAGCGTTACGATCAGCCCAAGCAAGCGTGGACGGAATTGAATACCCTCATCCAGCGCCCCTTTCAACAATCGCGTGATGT
This genomic interval from Limisphaerales bacterium contains the following:
- a CDS encoding outer membrane lipoprotein-sorting protein is translated as MKRIFIFLLTAQLALAADTAKSLPPVPSGVAGQKAMGVALAENLRGMRLVNQDEIKGNLRIRSPRGKRENVPVTFRAKIDGAVQVETFVTAKGTLQITKAPGKPNEYLFTAPKAKEGKKIEGKALNTIFAGSDFTMGDLGLEFLQWPNQQVIGRASRLRESCNILLSTPEKVLPGGYSHVKCWVEIHNRALLCVEAYRGTKRVKLFQAKSFKKLEGEWQLRELELRNDVTDARTQIQFDLSSPRK